A region of Vanessa tameamea isolate UH-Manoa-2023 chromosome 21, ilVanTame1 primary haplotype, whole genome shotgun sequence DNA encodes the following proteins:
- the LOC113394128 gene encoding uncharacterized protein LOC113394128, with the protein MIAIESEQPLTKEERVPKVEPTTSQRTLTRSSAVSQKSVDLVVHPESSNNPLHRSKLAPTRSSSESSSGKKMLNLRKTKNSSIESTMSLPNQKSLEKKHGSLRHQKSIGAHSDITLSTQPTMSDDRKALREALYQGIFHRHRRTIFAVGSFLRMLRSKTSNYDSIRSDSDEI; encoded by the coding sequence ATGATTGCAATTGAATCTGAACAGCCGTTGACAAAAGAGGAGCGAGTGCCTAAAGTTGAACCGACGACCTCACAGAGAACCCTTACACGGTCTAGTGCCGTAAGCCAAAAATCAGTAGACTTAGTCGTACATCCGGAGAGCTCAAACAACCCTCTACATAGATCAAAATTAGCTCCTACTCGATCATCATCGGAGTCATCGTCGGGAAAAAAGATGCTTAATTTGAGAAAAACCAAGAATTCTTCAATAGAATCAACCATGAGCTTACCAAACCAGAAATCTTTGGAGAAGAAACACGGTAGTCTTCGACATCAGAAATCTATTGGGGCTCATTCGGATATAACTTTAAGCACACAGCCTACGATGTCAGACGACAGGAAAGCTCTAAGGGAAGCCTTGTATCAGGGTATATTTCATAGACACAGGAGAACGATTTTCGCAGTGGGATCTTTCCTTAGAATGCTGAGAAGCAAAACGTCCAATTACGATTCGATTAGATCTGATTCGGACGAGATTTAG